The following proteins come from a genomic window of bacterium:
- a CDS encoding sigma-70 family RNA polymerase sigma factor codes for MTKKVPKDLNTEIERLIAAGEEKGYVTYDEINEILTENDAWSPYLEKIFAKLEEKDIEIQDNGKMDEVVVEEEPEEKTHVNPLTLYLKEINQIPLLTPIEERRLSRQIEIDQLKIKEIEIKSGLSERRLKELYNKWQLKEIRKSDLPPSLKKLPNKEIDKFLRTVEILENKIEVIKRKFIESNLRLVVNVAKRYAHHKLSLLDLINEGNLGLIRAVDKYDYKEGFKFSTYAIWWIKQAINRAILEQGRTIKVPVYMMETINRCLKTINKLSQDLGREPTLEEIGTKMKLPISKVIEIINITQEPISLETPIGIIGENELSELIEDKASLPPSKAIFFTMLQEQIQEIVDTLPEKERQLLKLRFGLDGLEPHTLTDIGRILGLTRERVRQLEKRILDNLRKKKITKQLYDDFLGEE; via the coding sequence ATGACTAAAAAAGTCCCAAAAGACCTAAATACTGAAATAGAAAGGTTAATCGCAGCTGGAGAAGAAAAAGGATATGTTACTTATGATGAAATAAATGAAATACTTACTGAAAATGATGCATGGTCACCTTATTTAGAAAAAATCTTTGCTAAATTAGAAGAAAAAGATATCGAAATTCAGGATAATGGAAAGATGGATGAGGTAGTTGTAGAGGAAGAACCAGAAGAAAAAACTCATGTTAACCCCCTTACACTCTACTTAAAAGAGATTAACCAGATACCCCTTTTAACCCCGATAGAAGAAAGAAGATTAAGTCGGCAAATAGAAATCGACCAGCTAAAAATAAAAGAAATCGAAATAAAAAGCGGCCTTTCTGAAAGAAGACTAAAGGAATTATATAATAAATGGCAATTAAAAGAAATAAGGAAAAGTGATTTGCCACCATCTTTAAAAAAATTACCTAATAAAGAAATAGATAAATTCTTGCGAACCGTAGAGATACTTGAAAACAAAATCGAGGTTATCAAACGGAAATTTATTGAGTCTAATCTCCGATTGGTTGTAAATGTAGCGAAAAGGTATGCACATCACAAATTAAGTCTTTTAGATTTAATTAATGAGGGAAATTTAGGATTAATTCGGGCAGTAGATAAATATGATTATAAAGAAGGGTTTAAGTTTAGCACCTATGCTATTTGGTGGATAAAGCAGGCGATTAACCGAGCAATTTTAGAACAGGGTAGAACAATTAAAGTTCCTGTTTATATGATGGAAACAATTAATCGGTGTCTAAAGACAATAAATAAACTATCGCAGGACTTAGGTCGGGAGCCAACATTAGAAGAAATCGGAACCAAAATGAAACTCCCAATTAGTAAGGTGATTGAAATTATCAATATTACTCAAGAACCTATCTCTTTAGAAACACCGATAGGCATAATTGGAGAAAATGAATTAAGTGAATTGATTGAAGATAAGGCAAGTCTGCCTCCATCAAAGGCGATATTCTTTACTATGTTACAAGAACAAATTCAGGAAATAGTAGATACTCTTCCTGAAAAAGAAAGACAACTTCTAAAATTACGCTTTGGATTAGATGGGTTAGAACCTCATACCTTAACTGACATAGGTAGGATATTAGGTCTAACAAGAGAAAGAGTTAGACAGTTAGAAAAAAGAATACTTGATAATCTTCGCAAAAAAAAGATTACTAAACAATTATATGATGATTTTCTGGGAGAAGAATAA